CTGTCGGCGGCGCCGAGCACCGCCAGGACCTGCTCCTCGAGCCCCCCGGCCGCCCGTCGTTGCGGCACCGTGACCTCCCCGCCCGAATCGATCTCCGGCGGCCTGGCCACCGCTGCCTCCGCTTGACACGACGGAAGCGAAATCACAGTACCGACCCAGTCGTGGCACCGCGCGTGGACCGCGTCTGCATGGGTGAGTCGTGTCCCGACAGGGCCGGAACCTCGTGCCTGCGATCTTCCGCCACCAAGGGCCTGCGTATGGGCCCAATTTTGAATCGGGGATCAGTTCCGATGCCGGACGGCCGGCGGGTGGAAATGGAGCAGTCTCCTAGTGCGGGCTTGATGTTGCGCTGATGACTACACTCCTCGCAGCGCTGCAGGAAGCTCGTTTTCTAAGATTGCTTCAACCACTGAGGTGGTGCCGAGATGTACCCCGGAGCCCATTGCGTCGAGCACCCCGACAAGCCCGCGATCGTGATGACCAGCGGGCGGGTGACGACCTACGCGCAGCTCGAGGAGCGCTCGGCCCGCCTGGCCCAGGCGCTGGCTGATCTCGGGCTGCGCCAGGGCGACGTCATCGCGATGCTGACCGACAACCGCCCTGAGGCGATCGAGCTCTACTGGGCCGCGCTGCGGGGCGGTTTCTATCTCACCGCCGTCAACTACAACCTGTCCGTCGACGAGGCCGGTTACATCGTCGACGACTGCGACGCCAAGGTGCTGTTCGTCGCCGCGCCGCTCGCGGAGATCTCGACGAAGATCGCCGCCCGAACCCCGCAGATGCTTCACCGCTTCGCGATCGACGGGCAGATCGACGAGCACGGCGACTACGAGGACCTCGTCGCCGGCGCCCGGGGCAAGCTGCCGATCGGACCGCGCGGGGCCGACATGCTCTATTCCTCGGGCACCACCGGCCGGCCCAAGGGCGTCAAGCCGCCGTTCCTCGGCATCGACATCGACCAGCCGGGTGACCCGCTGACGCAGATGACCGGGAACTTCTTCGGCCTGTCGGCCTCGGACGTCTACCTCTCCCCCGCCCCGATCTACCACGCGGCACCGCTGCGCTGGTGCGGCGTCGTCCACGCCCACGGCGGAACCGTGGTGATGATGGAGAAATTCGGCGCCGAAGCTTCGCTGCGCGCAGTGGCCGAGCACCAGGTCACCGTGCTGCAGATGGTTCCCACGATGTTCGTCCGGCTGCTGCAACTCGACGACACGACCCGGACCGGCCCCGACCTGAGCAGTCTGCGTCTCGCGATCCACGCGGCGGCGCCCTGTCCACCGGACGTGAAGCAGGCGATGATCGACTGGTGGGGGCCGATCCTGGTCGAGTACTACGGCGCCACCGAGGGCAACGGGCTGACGGTGATCGGGTCGGCGGACTGGCTGAAGAAGCCGGGCTCGGTGGGCCGCAGTGTGCTCGGCCCGGCGCACATCTGCGCCGACGACGGCACCGAACTCGCCGTCGGTGAGGTCGGCACCGTGTACTTCGAGCGCCCCTACGTGCCGTTCGAATACCACAAGGACCCGGCCAGGAGCCGGGCCGCGCAGCACCCCGAACATCCGACCTGGACGGCGGTCGGCGACCTCGGTTACCTCGACGAGGACGGCTATCTGTTCCTCACCGACCGCAAGGCGTTCACGATCATCTCCGGCGGCGTGAACATTTATCCGCAGGAGATCGAGAACGTCCTGACGATGCACCCCGCGGTCCACGACGTCGCCGTGATCGGCGTCCCCGACCCGGACTTCGGCGAGGCGGTCAAGGCGGTGGTCCAACTGCGCGAGGGCATCGTCGGCGACGACGCGCTCGCCGCGGCGCTGGTCGAGCACGTCCGCGGGCGGATCGCGCGCTTCAAGGTGCCGCGCTCCGTCGACTTCGTCGCCGACCTGCCGCGCACGCCCACCGGGAAGCTGCTGAAGGGTGAGCTGAAGAAGCAGTACCTGGCCTGAGTCCGCACGAACCCCGAGGAGCACATCGATGTCCGGAGTCGAAGGTCGCAGCGTCGTGGTCACCGGCGCGGGCGGCGGCCTGGGCCGGGAGTAC
This portion of the Sporichthyaceae bacterium genome encodes:
- a CDS encoding acyl-CoA synthetase, with amino-acid sequence MYPGAHCVEHPDKPAIVMTSGRVTTYAQLEERSARLAQALADLGLRQGDVIAMLTDNRPEAIELYWAALRGGFYLTAVNYNLSVDEAGYIVDDCDAKVLFVAAPLAEISTKIAARTPQMLHRFAIDGQIDEHGDYEDLVAGARGKLPIGPRGADMLYSSGTTGRPKGVKPPFLGIDIDQPGDPLTQMTGNFFGLSASDVYLSPAPIYHAAPLRWCGVVHAHGGTVVMMEKFGAEASLRAVAEHQVTVLQMVPTMFVRLLQLDDTTRTGPDLSSLRLAIHAAAPCPPDVKQAMIDWWGPILVEYYGATEGNGLTVIGSADWLKKPGSVGRSVLGPAHICADDGTELAVGEVGTVYFERPYVPFEYHKDPARSRAAQHPEHPTWTAVGDLGYLDEDGYLFLTDRKAFTIISGGVNIYPQEIENVLTMHPAVHDVAVIGVPDPDFGEAVKAVVQLREGIVGDDALAAALVEHVRGRIARFKVPRSVDFVADLPRTPTGKLLKGELKKQYLA